A region of the Salvia splendens isolate huo1 chromosome 11, SspV2, whole genome shotgun sequence genome:
GGTTAGGCAACAAGATTTTGCACCCCAAAGttgataaaattttgaattggCCCCACCCAATTAGCTACCTAGACAAGTACTCCAATAATACCCATCACAGTAGGGTTACTTTAATATACATATAGAGGCAGGTGACCAACTCACAAAAGCACACTTAAATAACTTTGTGTACGTGCAAGTGTGTAACGTCAATCTATAAACTGGTTGATATCAACACACATACGTGAATGTTCATGCACAATAAGATGGCCAGAGACTCACATTGACTGGCCATGTAAATCGAAAATGGTTAGACGGTTGAAATTTCTCCATATCAAAGTCTCTAACTCCATTGTCATTATTCGAAGCCACAAAATGCACTGCCCCACTGGAACAAGAAAGACACTTTCATGAATGTCCATCACcagcaaaagaaaaaagaagggtacaaaaagaaaagaagggaTCATaggtagagagagaaacaaaaaaTCCACAAACATTGGTTAAGAGCAGATACCTGCTAGACGTATATATCTCAACTGCATTAGTGATGGCATTATCTTCATACGTAGTCCGAGTACAGTATGAAACTCCAGGCCTATCCAGATTCTGCAACGAAACAGGAGGAAATGGATAGCTAATATTCTAGCAATAGCCATTAGTTTAGTGCGAGAAACTGAATAGTCAATTAAGAATTTATCACAAATACCACGAATGAAAAGCATAGTAAACAGACTATATCTGTTATATGCATATTTATGACTGACTGGCGAGTTGAAGGTATTTGTAAGTAAAAGTCCAGATAATTAATTGAACGAATTGAAAGAATCTACAAATAGCATGTCTTTTCCAGTTAAAACTTAAAACCAATAACAATATAACTGCCAGCAGAAACCACACCACCTGTCAGTCAAGCAAAATAGTTTACCCTCAGAAGATAAGGGAAGAATATGCTGGACaaagcaaaaataaataaaactgcaactccattaaataaatatattgtaaTGAATGCACACCTTGCAGATAAGTTCTCCCTGAAACCCTCCAGCAACTAGCAACTTATCTTTCACTGCTACCGTGCTGACCTGAGTCTGGGTAAATCCTTCCAACAAGCTCCCAGGGTGTTTCTGCATTAGGTAAGAACAATGAAATGAGTTCGAAATTGAAACACCTGCAGGACAAtattatacacacacacacacacgcatcCACTATAAGCAAAACTGAGAGTAGATGCTAAAGTGAAATACTACCTCACAAGGTGCTACATGTCCTGATACATTAAGAACTTCAGATTTGGTGCATGATAACGATGACCAATGCATGATAGAGAAATGAGACAGGAAGTAGACATCATGTTTTGATGTAGCCCATACCAAATTTCTCAGCtgcaaaaaaacataaaaaataaaaatcacatgTAAGCAATAGTAATCCAATTTCAACACTGCCAAGATAAGTCATGGtagaaaagagagaagaaaaaaagtcaCACATGTTTAGGGACGATACTCAAACCACCCATTCAGGATTTAGGGCTACTCAAACTGAGCCAACTGCTcccctaaccctaaaccctcTGGTTTTCGAGCTATCCCACCAGACCAGTGaatttacaaaaaatattcaGCAATGAAGCAGAAAGTATTATGCATTACACATTATTCAGGCAAGCTCTTAAGGCCTCTACTTAAGACCGCAAAAAagaacaattaaataattttccaaataactaaaataatatgGGAAGATATGCTCCCCAGAGAATCTTAGACAAGGAGGATTATTATTCGATGAGATACGGAAAATCGCTCAAGCATTGTACTCTGAGACACTTTGTTTACGCACTGATTACTTAAATACATCGTACAGATTCATAAAAAAAGGCATTTAAGCACTTAAAATGAATCGATAAAGCAAATATCCTCGGCAAACTATTTCAAATACCTGAAAATGTAAAATTGTAGATTTTGCAGATCTTGAATTTCGTCTGAACACATAGTACGGACCTCCTTTTTCAGTAGATTTGCAATCCTATTTGAAACcggaaaaggaaataaattgaattgcAAAGCCGAACCAACCAAGAACAGATTAAATAAAGCAACAAAATAAAGAATCTACCTTTTCTGATCCCTCTCCAGATTTAGGAATGTTTTCGTAATTCTTGTATTGTTCTAGTCTAGTCTGCCTATATTTCTCTCTTGTTACGTGCAGCCGCTCCCAGGGAATCCCTTGGATATCTCTGCCCTTTCTAGCTTGAGCCGCAGTTGTGTCTTGCATTCTATTATTCTGCGAGGAGAGAGGTGATGTTCAGCAATTCATATAGATTAAATCTGATGTCAATAAAGTAAAACAAGCGAGAGTATCAGATCAATGCTAAATGGGTAGCTCATTTAAAAGATTCTACGGCAAATAggtaaattttgatttttagatAATATCACGCTTCTCATGTGCAAACTGGTTAACATTTCAGCAGAGCCacacactttaattatttatatatggCTGGCAGTGACGTTTGAACACAATCATGCAATATGAACATCTCATCCAGAAGCTTCAGTAGGGAGGATGAAaactttaatatataaatttcattttttaacattaAGATAAGTTGAAAAAAAAGCAGCCACTAACAGTTCAATTTGCAAGTTAAAAAGCATGATCGAACCAAGTATTCATATTCGTCCATATCAGAATCTGAGCCACCGGCATCTCCTGCGTGGAACTCATCATCCATATCGTCATCTGCATCTTCCATCTCATATTCCTCTTCCATTTCTTCAGCTTCATTTCCTTGTTGATTGGACATGATCTACGTAGAAAGAACAATCAACGAAACTGCTCAATGGCTACATATAATTAGCATTTACTTAGTCACAAATATCAAGACACCTATAAGGATCGAGTTAAATGGTATGTTGCGTTTTATGATACATCATGAAGATCAAgtcaaaatttgtaaaaaatgaTAGGTTGCAATAAATGTTACTTAAGAAAAGAGTCGCTACACATTCCACCTTATCTTGTGCATAAGGTCACGTAGGAAAGAACGGATCAATATAAACAGGTTTTATAGAACCGTGCAGCTTCTGATATCATTTAGGAAACAGATGGTTGTCATAAGTGCGCCCGCAACGAGTCACGCCGCTGTCTCGTACCAGCAGTACGTAACACGGGCCACCCGcatgacgcgttgcgggtgtgGCCAATTTCACTTGAATTAGCTATGATTATATGCAATCATTGCTATTTAATCAACTTACTTTTGCAAATCAAATTGAATAGGAGTATAtgatataaaatcaaaattagtgaaatacaaaaatattagtataaatatACCTCCTTTTTAACACTAGGAGTAATTTGAATATCACAATAGTTATAACAAAAGAATACAGAGTTGCCGTGCAAACCCTCAAACAAATAGAAGcgaaagaacgaggaggaaggCCGTCACCGGCAGCAACTTGTATTCGATCTGAACTCCACTGTTAACATTAGCTTTCTCTTGTGCAGATCCCGGAGCTGGTGCGTCGCACTCGAGGCCAAGCTTGCCCTCACGGCACTCACTGGCAAATAGGCCCGGTGGATACTTCCCGGAGAGGTTGATATAGCTGAACATGGTTGAAGCACAGTCATTGGACAAGTCATTCAACTCGGCCGCAAATGGACAGGCGAACTCCTTCAAAGCAGGGCAGCACAAGCTTGGTGGGTATTCAGGCCCCTTGCATTTGCTGGTGATGATAGTGTAGTTCTGAAACTCGAAGTTCACAGGGCATGCTGCCACAACAGATTGATTAACCATCAGCTCAAAATCAATTTTAGTTACGCAAAATTATTCGATACAATATCAAGGAAAACACCCTTCTTGTGAAACAGAGTAGATGTGCATATTCCATATCACTTTACTAAGTTACTTACATAGATCGACGTTGGGATTATGTTGATCACAgcgcacacaacacacactgcACGTGCACGTGcacacaacaaacacaaacacaacatTGCACATGTAACACGTACCAGagttttaattttgattgatttctttGACATACCATATAAAGAAGTTGAAATTGGAACACAATTTATATCAATTACTTGATGTTTGCCAAACAAACATCAAAATGATACCAAGTGACCTATAAAGCAATTTAGCATCATTTCAATGAAGTGGCATTTGGATAAAACCCCTTTCTCCCCTAACCttgacattatccaacagaTAAAAGAAGATCAAAGAAACTCAGCTCAAGTTTATTTTAGTACTCACTTCAAAATAACCCAGCTAGAGAACGAGGAAAACATTGACAACATCCAAACCTATCCTAGTTTAAATTTCCATGTGTTATTTCTAACGGGGACAAAACGTTAGCCACTCAAACTACACGAATGAGAACCAAACTCTGCTTGTTTCTAACTTTTCAACCTAATTTTTGTTTCTCTATCTTCAACCATTTACAacaaactcaaacccatttcTCAGTATATGTCCCACTAAAAAGTAGTTTTCCTCCAACCATTGacaccaaattcaaattttacatcattttttagtatatgtctcacaaaattttgtggtttggtgtatggttggaaaagttttctacaccaaaaatgagttttggtgtatgattggagatggttacaaaacacaaactaaacCTCTCAAATTTCATATTGCTACTTATGCTTGATTTCCAGCCATTTATTTCACCAGATCACATTCTCAAGGTTGTTTCCCAGATTCTGGTTTCTATTTGAAGGACCAAACACTCCATGCCACTCACATTTTCCTCTCTCATCAAATTTGGCGCAAATAAATCGCCAATTCGGTGAATTAGGGCAAGAAATAACTTCCTTCACCCCAATTTTATTCTTGAAGAATTATTCACAATTTCTATAACCTATTCGTGCTGGAAAGTGAAAGCatatttacttattaagaaACAAGCTAAAACGTTGAAATTTTCAAAGGCATCAGCAAATGAAGTATTGATTGCAATCTGAATTTTTCCataattcgatttaaataaccAACAGATTCGTCATAAAaaacaaaatccaaaaaaaaaggaaaaattaaggataagagagagaaaaataaaaccTACATATCTTAGCTTGAAGGAGCCTTCTCTCACTCAAAACTGAAGATCCAAATACAGCGTCTGCGTCGGTTAAAACAAAATAAGATCAACAATCAGGAAGGTACACCATTTCAGCCAAAAATTAAACAGAGAATTCGAAAAACAAACCTGAAATGAAAGTGGAAGCGCTGAGAGAGGTAGAGAGCGAGAGACAGACAAGCAGAACGAAACAGAGCTTTGTGTGAGTTGAATTCAGCATGGTTGTGGTATAGATGACTCCGTTTGGTATGCCGATCCAATTAAATCAATTTGAGTAACCTGAAACTGTCGCAAAAAAAAGTGTTTGAGGTCGAAACGGTGGTTCCGTTGCAGATccgtttctctctctagatttcCGGTAAATGCAATAAATGCGCTAAGAGATAGTAACTGATCAAGATCAACGGATTTAGCTTTTGGGTTTGGATAGGTAACTGATGAAGAGAGATGgacaatttatttaaattatttaaatggtAATGGTTGGAATAAATGAAAGACAGCCCACTGCCAGATAATAACGCGATATCATTTTCCTGCGTTTCCGTGTCTACACCAACTATATGTTTTAGTACTATAAGAAATTAGGATTTTGAGCAGCTATTCAAATTT
Encoded here:
- the LOC121756486 gene encoding uncharacterized WD repeat-containing protein C2A9.03-like, translating into MSNQQGNEAEEMEEEYEMEDADDDMDDEFHAGDAGGSDSDMDEYEYLNNRMQDTTAAQARKGRDIQGIPWERLHVTREKYRQTRLEQYKNYENIPKSGEGSEKDCKSTEKGGPYYVFRRNSRSAKSTILHFQLRNLVWATSKHDVYFLSHFSIMHWSSLSCTKSEVLNVSGHVAPCEKHPGSLLEGFTQTQVSTVAVKDKLLVAGGFQGELICKNLDRPGVSYCTRTTYEDNAITNAVEIYTSSSGAVHFVASNNDNGVRDFDMEKFQPSNHFRFTWPVNHTSLSPDGKLLAIVGDDPEGMLVDSRTGKAIASFQGHLDYSFASAWHPGGLTFATGNQDKTCRIWDIRNLSASVTALKGNLGAIRSIRYTSDGRFMAMAEPADFVHVFDVNSGYEKEQEIDFFGEISGMSFSPDTESLFIGVWDRTYGSLLEFGRQREYSYLDTIF
- the LOC121756524 gene encoding GPI-anchored protein LLG1-like, giving the protein MLNSTHTKLCFVLLVCLSLSTSLSASTFISDAVFGSSVLSERRLLQAKISCPVNFEFQNYTIITSKCKGPEYPPSLCCPALKEFACPFAAELNDLSNDCASTMFSYINLSGKYPPGLFASECREGKLGLECDAPAPGSAQEKANVNSGVQIEYKLLPVTAFLLVLSLLFV